One Aegilops tauschii subsp. strangulata cultivar AL8/78 chromosome 7, Aet v6.0, whole genome shotgun sequence genomic window carries:
- the LOC109747676 gene encoding uncharacterized protein: MQQSRAWSSLARGLARRLAGGAPSAPIPPLQSSGISTGSACLLARQDGGFVHGGFMDSIRIGGVVIPNHKRVEYALQSIHGIGRARARQILSELNLENKVTKDLSKEEIITLREGIAKYMIETDLRRFKSAAVERLEGIRCYRGIRHADALPVRGQRTKTNGRTHKEKRA, from the exons ATGCAGCAGTCACGCGCATGGTCGTCCCTTGCCCGCGGCTTAgcgcgccgcctcgccggaggaGCGCCGTCAGCTCCGATTCCTCCTCTCCAGTCCTCGGGAATCTCCACCGGCTCGGCCTGTCTGCTCGCCCGCCAG GACGGAGGTTTTGTTCATGGTGGGTTCATGGATTCCATTCGTATTGGTGGCGTTGTGATACCTAACCACAAGAGGGTGGAGTACGCGCTGCAATCCATCCATGGCATTGGCCGGGCACGCGCCCGTCAGATCCTTTCAGAGCTCAATTTGGAGAACAAGGTCACCAAAGACCTCTCCAAGGAGGAGATCATCACCCTCCGTGAGGGgatcgcaaagtacatgattgaaACAGACCTA AGACGGTTTAAGAGTGCGGCAGTTGAGAGATTGGAAGGGATTAGATGCTACAGGGGCATCCGGCACGCGGATGCTCTCCCGGTACGTGGCCAGAGAACAAAGACCAATGGCAGGACTCACAAGGAAAAGAGGGCTTGA